The Megachile rotundata isolate GNS110a chromosome 6, iyMegRotu1, whole genome shotgun sequence nucleotide sequence GACTTTGACGCATCGTACGGCGACGTGTTTGCGCGATCGGGAAAGCAACGCACGCGCCACGGCGCAACGGCGCGACGACGCATCGGCAGGACGGAAAAATGAATAACGAAAACAAACCTGAAATAATTTCATTCGAATGTTCGCCGAATAACCGCGAGATAGCACCACCTCCTGACATCGCGGTCTCTCGATATCGAGACTGCTATGTCGCGTCGCCTCGTTTATCCTGTGACGAGGAAACGAAATTTCAATCGCACTCGATTTCAAAAATACTCCGATATCGTAAAGGCAAACACTTTTTTAGGTACTCGCCGATACAAATTTGACGAATTTAATTCACGACCAACAGCAACAGTCACGGTGGCGACAAcctcaacagcagcagcagctggaacagcaacagcagcagcaacaacagcagcagcagcagcagcaacaacaacagcaagaaCATGAACGACAACTATACCAAGATAGACGTGGATACGAAGGTAGTAAAGCGATATCGAAAGAACGAACGGATCGACGATGCAAATCTATCGAAAATGGAAATTCGCAAGAGATATTCGTGACGAATCTAGTGGACGGAGAAAACTTATGCTACAGTTTAGCTCTCGTACGAGGTCGAGCACCGACCGCGTGCGGCTTAATCACGGTGAGAAATCAAAAGAACCAAAGTTCCGAATGGCCGATCGTTGCCGGTGAATTTCGTGCGGTGGTTGAATTGACGCGGGGTCCGAATAAATTGGAATTAGAGGCAACTGGAGTCGGAGCCGGGTTTGGGTTTGGACTCGGCCAGAAGAAAACGCTACTTTTGATCCACGAACCGAGAACAACGCGGTTACGAGTAACACCCGTTTACGTGATCTGTGCCGGTCACGATGGATATTTTCAGGGTCCGCGGAGCGAGGATCGTTCGCCGGAGAGCGCCGCGACCAGGATAGGTTTGGCCGCTCGACTTTTGCAAACTCTCACCGCGGAAAAGTTACGAGAAGCTGGTTACGGGAGGAGAACGTTTCAATTGGAACGAGACTTGGACGGAGCCGAGTGCTTGGTAATGCATAGTACGCTCGACGTTGATCGAGCGCGCGGTATGAATCAACGAGGACTCTGGGAATTGATCGCTCGAGAATTAATGACCGGTCCTCTGGCATCGAAGGATAGAAAATATCTGGCATTTCTTTCTTGCACGAGATACCGTGGTGCACCGAATCCGCGCACTCACGAAGATACCCTCTCCAGAACACAAGGCCACGTCGCGCTCGGCGGTGGAGGATTAGCATTGTTCGGTTCGGCCTGCCTTCATACCTGGCCCACCTGTATCGCTCAGATATTACCGAGATTCCTCGACGCTACCGTCGTCGATACCGAACAGTTAATGGACGATAGCAATTATCGCGGCACGCACGCCGGATGCCTCGCCACGACTCTTGGCTCGGTTCTCCACGAACTCGGTCACACCTTTGATCTCGGGCATACTCGCGAGGGCATAATGGGTCGCGGATTCGATTACGTCGATCGAGTGTTCGTCGGCCCGGCCGGAATCGATTGTAATCGCAATCCGCTGGTACGAAAAGATCCTCAGCACACGACGATCGCGTTGACCCGACCGCTCAGTGTCACCGTCACCGTTGCCGTGCAACAATCTTTCGCTCTTTTAACTGCTCCTCGAAGAAGTCGTTTACGTTCCGAAACCTCTCGaccttcctcttcctcttcttcttcccaAAGTCCACCGCGCTCGCTCGGACGATTATCCGCGCCCGCTAGCCCAGAACTTAATAGGTCTTTCTCCAACAGTCTATCGCAATCTACGCTCGAACAAACCGCCGGCCTTTACAATTTAGAAACAGATCGAACATTTTGGACGCCTTCTTGCGCTGCCTTTCTTGCTTATCATCGATGGTTCAACGACCAGACGGACAACGTTTTTACTCGACCATTCCATGACATTGAATACGACGGGAAAAGGTAGTAAAACGAATTATCTCGAAATtttccctcttcttcttcttcttttttcttccctTTCCCTTTCTATttccctttctctttctctttcctttTCCCTTTCCCTTTCCCTTTCCCTTCCCCTCCCCCTTCCCCTTCCTTCCCTTTTCTTTCTTCGTTCATCATCCCTCTTTTCGCATATTTTCTTTCTCATCGTCTCTtacttaaacaatttttaatttatttcaaacaattaaCTTTCAATCAATTTTCATTGAACTCTTTGTCTTTTGTTATCGCAGGAACGTGGTTAGATCACGTTTTGGAGTACGAGTTATAGAGCTCAGGGAAACATCGGGAGAAATGGTAGTTGGTTCCCGACAATTTCCAGGCTCTCGACCACCCCTGGAAGCGTTAATTCCACCGACTTCGCCCCGCTGTATCGCCGCTTTGACTCTCGTCGCTGAAGATTCAGCCGGCAACATACTGAAACATCCTCTTCCGACAGCCTTTTAAATGCTCTCGACCCTTTAAAGTTTTTCGCGctttcttcttttcctttcttcttaTCGTCCTTAACGCTTCGAACTTCAACGTACTACGTTTCTTCCGTAGCCGTcgatattaccgatattattaagtatatttatttaatgtgcTATGCTCGAGCATAAATATTCCAGATTTTATCGGCTCTCgcgaaaaatattttgatagcGTATTCGTTACAAAACGAAAAAAACTACAATGTTCTAAGCTAGTCCTTATCTTCCTAGTGATAATAGATGTATTGAAGCGAACGAACAAAAGTTCTACAAATAGATGATATATTAGAATAAGTATGCGTGCATGTTTGcgcatatgtgtgtgtgtgtgtgtgtgtgtgtaagagagagagagagagagacagagagatatatgCCTTATATCTGTTTTCATGTATtcgtaaaagtttgaaattgtatAGGAATTTTATACGATGCTACCaatcatatattttaataattgctgTAATATCTTTTGTAAATAATCGTCCCGCTCGCAATTTTATCAGGCAAAACTAGAAATACTCGAGTAAATAATACATCGTCGACAAAAACGTTTGTATGTACATACGTACAGGTGAATGAAtgcataaataattacaattgcaGTATAGAATAACAACCGCACGATTGATCCGATCGGCGAACATGTTAACTTTCGATGTACCATATGAAAACTAGGATGCCTCGTCGAATACGATAGTACAAGATACACGGTGAAcaggaaaattaatattataaggtGCTCGATTAGCATCTTACGATAGTAGTATTATTAATCGTTAAGAGAATCTTAATAAAAACGAGAAATCATATGGTGCCAGTTAAACGAACACGATAATCAAAATATACCTGCAGTAAATATTTGTACGTGTTTGTACATTGtcattttcattattatcaccGATATAGTCATCGCTTTCGTTTTCGTCATTTTCCTGGTTTCATCGAACATAGCTATCGAATTGTTCACAAAAAAAAGAACGATAGACAATAAACGGAATTATATCCAGCGATTGTGACATTTTattgcttttttattttcaaatcagaaattttatataacgtATTATAACTTGAGCATAGTCAGCGCGCACGATATAGTGAACACAAGGAAGAATTAAATGCGTTCGTAtaacttgaattatttttataattattcaaacTACTACATCGATactaatgtaaataaatatgtagTATAATTGAAATTAGGTTAATTTTGTAGTACGCAAGTATGCTGTCACCTACCTCGAGCAATGAAAATTACCAAGGTATGCTAGAAAGTGAAATGAAACTTCTGTTCCCAGAAATCGTTGATGAGAAAATAAGAACTCTCGAATTTTTATCCGCGGCACGTGGCATTGTACGTATCATAGGTACGTATCGTGTGCGTTACATTCGTACCTAATATTTTCATGGACATAACCCATATTGACTAAAAATATCTTCAGATAAACTCGGCAAAGTTTTTGCTCCTGTTAAACATGATATTCAGGGTAACATTGACGTAAGTTTTAAAAACACTAATCCAATATTGACAGATACCAATTTATACACTTAAATTTCGTTCTAGAAACTCGCTAAAAGACACGCAatggacaaaaaaaaaaatacgactCTACAGGACATGATTTTAATCGAGAAAGCTACCGAAGTCAATTTAATTGCTACGGATGCTTTAATGTGGTTGACCCGGTACTCGTTTTACTATGCCCTTGTTTCTTTTCCCTTCTTACATCTTCCTTCTCGCTTTACACGATTCGATTCGCTAGATGTAATTGTACCTTTTATATCTAACGAATATTTTCTACGAGATAACTTATGCAAATTTCTTTTACAGAGGATTACacatgttattattattttttgaaagtATCGTTGAAGATACTAAAACAGGCACACCAACGGAAGATTTAGTAGCATTTCTGAAAAAGGCTTACAAAGAAGCCTTAGAACCGTATCACGGATGGATGGCACAACAACTTTTTGACGTAAGTTCGTATTTATTCGCGAAGAATGTATACgcgtaaaaaatatttcatacatttttccaGTCGGCACAGTTTTctcattatattttttatatctttttcttCTCGGTTAAAAGATAACTAAATACGTTCATTAAGCAAATttgaaaggaaagaaaaatatgAACGACATTTTAATCCCTAATACTATGTTGAATGTATTGAtcaatgtattaattatttaatcaaatttactCTTTGTTTTTCAATAGTTACTTTCGCGTATGGTACCTACGCGTTCGCAACTCTTACGAGCACTTACCAATGAACAAGATGATACGCATGGTATTCTCATTAATGACATGGAAATCTACTTGAGGAATTTGCGACATAATGTAACAGCGATacagttattttataaaattcataatctTGAAAATATACCATAGAATATACTAGTAGTTAGCTTTGTTGTAGATACACGCTTAAATTATTTACTACTAAAGTATGTTTCGTCAGAAATATGCATTAACATAAAACTAGGATAAATATCATTTTTGACAGATATAAAACGCTTtcgattattatattatataaaacttaCAATGTCGGCAATAGTTTAAATGGTCTTAAACTAAAATAAAGTTCAAATGATAAGGACAGCAGTGAAAATAAAGTTACTTATTACCAAATTCGTCTTTGTTATGCGCGTATCCATTATATATCTGCAGCAAATAAAACGTTTTAGCACGATAATTTGCTAAATTCTTGAGAGCAAGTACACCGGTAACAATTTCAATCGACAGGACAAAAATCATGACACGATTTACGAGTATTTCGCTAAATTCTGACAGTATCCCACGATCGAGAAGAAGAAACATCTCTAGAGGAAATCGTATCAATATTGAAATAAACCAGCAGCTTGCCAATTCTGGAATCTGATAACAATTTTTTCTTTACGTCTACAAGCTTATATCGAATGATcaacaagataaaataaaattacctttCCAGAAAGATTTCCAACATACcccaaatataattttagaacTTCTGATATCGATGATATTGAAAATACCATTACAGTTATCAATTTGTAAATACTTGTTAAGTTATTgtactataaaataattaaaacaaattaataatagcTGTTATAATAATGACAATTATTCTATAATAATCGAGCGACAACTAAGCATATGCTGCAAAAATAACACGATATTTACTTTAGCATCCAAGTTTACTATAACGATCAATAGCCATGCTGGAAACAACCAAAGATTTACATATAAGACCATTTGAAAAGGTAAATTGGATCTTGTTTCGTTacctgtaaaatattttattccattTCAAACGAGTGAACAAACTTTGTTTcataaatgatattaaattacTGTTATATTTGTGTACATTTCACCTTACCATTATAATACATTGATTTAGAGAATGTTTTACttgtaatatttgttatttgatgTTTCCACATTTTTTTCCTTCATTAAGATGGAAACATTAAATTAAAGATATTGTTATCATCCCTAAATAATCGAGTCAAAATATGATTGGAGTAAAAATGAATCAACATAAATACGTA carries:
- the LOC100882738 gene encoding uncharacterized protein LOC100882738 isoform X1; protein product: MRDARLHAPLQRRRSTATRRAVQPRPGATVSLSLSVCAEPAQHSSAQLVPIFLPFKLSVTSATLLAHSYKMVLADTNLTNLIHDQQQQSRWRQPQQQQQLEQQQQQQQQQQQQQQQQQQEHERQLYQDRRGYEGSKAISKERTDRRCKSIENGNSQEIFVTNLVDGENLCYSLALVRGRAPTACGLITVRNQKNQSSEWPIVAGEFRAVVELTRGPNKLELEATGVGAGFGFGLGQKKTLLLIHEPRTTRLRVTPVYVICAGHDGYFQGPRSEDRSPESAATRIGLAARLLQTLTAEKLREAGYGRRTFQLERDLDGAECLVMHSTLDVDRARGMNQRGLWELIARELMTGPLASKDRKYLAFLSCTRYRGAPNPRTHEDTLSRTQGHVALGGGGLALFGSACLHTWPTCIAQILPRFLDATVVDTEQLMDDSNYRGTHAGCLATTLGSVLHELGHTFDLGHTREGIMGRGFDYVDRVFVGPAGIDCNRNPLVRKDPQHTTIALTRPLSVTVTVAVQQSFALLTAPRRSRLRSETSRPSSSSSSSQSPPRSLGRLSAPASPELNRSFSNSLSQSTLEQTAGLYNLETDRTFWTPSCAAFLAYHRWFNDQTDNVFTRPFHDIEYDGKRNVVRSRFGVRVIELRETSGEMVVGSRQFPGSRPPLEALIPPTSPRCIAALTLVAEDSAGNILKHPLPTAF
- the LOC100882738 gene encoding uncharacterized protein LOC100882738 isoform X2; the encoded protein is MRDARLHAPLQRRRSTATRRAVQPRPGATVSLSLSVCAEPAQHSSAQLVPIFLPFKLSVTSATLLAHSYKMQQSRWRQPQQQQQLEQQQQQQQQQQQQQQQQQQEHERQLYQDRRGYEGSKAISKERTDRRCKSIENGNSQEIFVTNLVDGENLCYSLALVRGRAPTACGLITVRNQKNQSSEWPIVAGEFRAVVELTRGPNKLELEATGVGAGFGFGLGQKKTLLLIHEPRTTRLRVTPVYVICAGHDGYFQGPRSEDRSPESAATRIGLAARLLQTLTAEKLREAGYGRRTFQLERDLDGAECLVMHSTLDVDRARGMNQRGLWELIARELMTGPLASKDRKYLAFLSCTRYRGAPNPRTHEDTLSRTQGHVALGGGGLALFGSACLHTWPTCIAQILPRFLDATVVDTEQLMDDSNYRGTHAGCLATTLGSVLHELGHTFDLGHTREGIMGRGFDYVDRVFVGPAGIDCNRNPLVRKDPQHTTIALTRPLSVTVTVAVQQSFALLTAPRRSRLRSETSRPSSSSSSSQSPPRSLGRLSAPASPELNRSFSNSLSQSTLEQTAGLYNLETDRTFWTPSCAAFLAYHRWFNDQTDNVFTRPFHDIEYDGKRNVVRSRFGVRVIELRETSGEMVVGSRQFPGSRPPLEALIPPTSPRCIAALTLVAEDSAGNILKHPLPTAF
- the LOC100882626 gene encoding pleckstrin homology domain-containing family A member 8 encodes the protein MLSPTSSNENYQGMLESEMKLLFPEIVDEKIRTLEFLSAARGIVRIIDKLGKVFAPVKHDIQGNIDKLAKRHAMDKKKNTTLQDMILIEKATEVNLIATDALMWLTRGLHMLLLFFESIVEDTKTGTPTEDLVAFLKKAYKEALEPYHGWMAQQLFDLLSRMVPTRSQLLRALTNEQDDTHGILINDMEIYLRNLRHNVTAIQLFYKIHNLENIP
- the LOC105662707 gene encoding transmembrane protein 17 isoform X1, with translation MWKHQITNITSKTFSKSMYYNGNETRSNLPFQMVLYVNLWLFPAWLLIVIVNLDAKYNNLTSIYKLITVMVFSISSISEVLKLYLGYVGNLSGKIPELASCWFISILIRFPLEMFLLLDRGILSEFSEILVNRVMIFVLSIEIVTGVLALKNLANYRAKTFYLLQIYNGYAHNKDEFGNK
- the LOC105662707 gene encoding transmembrane protein 17B isoform X2; amino-acid sequence: MVLYVNLWLFPAWLLIVIVNLDAKYNNLTSIYKLITVMVFSISSISEVLKLYLGYVGNLSGKIPELASCWFISILIRFPLEMFLLLDRGILSEFSEILVNRVMIFVLSIEIVTGVLALKNLANYRAKTFYLLQIYNGYAHNKDEFGNK